From Thalassotalea euphylliae, the proteins below share one genomic window:
- a CDS encoding pyocin activator PrtN family protein has product MKTAYMLLAQFEEAIIPLGKVCDDYFGCSLRTAMNKAKAEDLPIPTFKIGSSAKAPYYIHLNDLAEYIDAQRAKAKEEWFKVNT; this is encoded by the coding sequence ATGAAAACTGCATATATGTTACTTGCTCAATTTGAAGAAGCTATTATTCCTCTTGGTAAGGTTTGTGATGACTATTTTGGCTGTTCGCTCCGTACAGCTATGAATAAAGCCAAAGCAGAAGATCTGCCAATCCCTACGTTTAAAATAGGAAGCTCGGCAAAAGCACCATATTACATTCACTTAAATGATTTAGCTGAGTATATTGACGCTCAAAGGGCTAAAGCCAAAGAAGAGTGGTTTAAAGTAAATACATAG
- a CDS encoding flagellin N-terminal helical domain-containing protein, translating into MPLYLNTNIGSINAQKQLSNISTQLNTSFERLSSGLRINNAKDDAAGLQISNRLTAQIMGLAQANRNANNGISVAQTAEGALGKASEVIQRLRVLALQSANGSNTSNDRVALDDEYQLLIQEINSIADKTSFAGKPLLDGSFDELFQVGANASQTVPLQIDGFSADDIGSAKAVTKTTLIQDVEQGSLRLHSNPIRGFGDPTSHVLVDSSAPPSVSWPSSTAVSTVSNSGSTFSVPTTGSANAKEVAENINNAGLGVTASAATYASLVFRDFPNPAFNTVPYPTPIDISFDVIGELGSVSVAVNWFN; encoded by the coding sequence ATGCCCCTCTATCTGAATACAAACATTGGAAGTATTAATGCTCAAAAACAACTTTCTAATATCAGCACACAGCTTAATACCTCATTTGAGAGACTTTCCTCGGGGCTTAGGATCAATAATGCAAAGGACGACGCAGCAGGACTACAAATTTCTAACAGACTAACTGCTCAAATAATGGGGTTAGCTCAAGCTAATCGAAATGCAAATAATGGAATTTCAGTAGCTCAAACAGCAGAAGGTGCTCTAGGAAAGGCTTCAGAGGTTATACAGCGTTTACGAGTTCTCGCGTTGCAATCAGCGAATGGCAGTAATACCAGTAACGATCGTGTAGCATTGGATGATGAATATCAATTGCTAATACAAGAAATTAATAGTATTGCTGACAAAACGTCTTTTGCAGGTAAACCTCTGTTAGATGGCAGCTTTGATGAGTTGTTTCAAGTTGGAGCTAATGCTTCTCAAACTGTACCATTGCAGATAGATGGTTTTTCAGCTGATGATATAGGGAGTGCGAAAGCAGTAACTAAAACAACACTAATTCAAGATGTTGAGCAAGGTAGTTTAAGGCTTCACAGCAATCCAATTAGGGGCTTTGGAGATCCAACTTCGCATGTTTTGGTCGATAGTTCAGCTCCTCCAAGTGTTTCTTGGCCTTCCTCTACTGCTGTATCAACAGTGAGCAACAGTGGCTCAACCTTTTCCGTTCCTACAACAGGGAGTGCCAATGCGAAAGAAGTAGCAGAAAATATTAATAATGCGGGGTTGGGAGTCACTGCATCAGCAGCAACATATGCATCTTTAGTTTTTAGGGATTTCCCTAATCCAGCTTTTAACACCGTCCCATATCCAACACCAATTGATATTTCATTTGATGTTATTGGTGAACTAGGTTCGGTGAGTGTTGCTGTGAACTGGTTTAATTGA
- a CDS encoding IS3 family transposase (programmed frameshift) translates to MTKRKNKTYTTEFKQEAVALVTEQGYTVSQAAASLGITTKLIYNWKAKLEQQQAGNALSEDERAELKRLRKENKELKMEKENLKKGKRLLCERNEVKYEFVKANSQAHDVRKMCAVMQVSRSAYYAWLKRPAKLITAEELHLYRRAKALFKRSRESLGYRELHKNLRKEGFEIGKHRTRKLMEALNLKVKQRVAYKVTTKRKHADAVADNLLNQNFNPLGPNQIWAGDVTYLKTGEGWMYLAVVMDLYSRRIVGWHIDKRMTTDLVMKAMIRAYNLRKPAKGLVFHSDRGSQYTSKRYRQLLEQFGIRASMGDVGACWDNAVVERFFGSLKHDWLLKVAQPTREHMKNDVVDYMKYYNLERLHSANGDLSPVEYENSFRKVSGWS, encoded by the exons ATGACAAAACGAAAAAACAAAACCTATACAACCGAATTTAAACAAGAAGCTGTAGCTTTAGTGACTGAGCAAGGCTATACGGTCTCACAAGCCGCAGCCTCTTTGGGAATTACAACTAAACTCATTTATAACTGGAAAGCTAAACTTGAACAACAACAAGCTGGTAATGCGTTAAGTGAAGATGAACGAGCAGAGCTAAAACGGCTCAGAAAAGAAAATAAAGAACTCAAAATGGAGAAAGAGA ATCTTAAAAAAGGCAAGCGCCTTCTTTGCGAAAGAAATGAAGTAAAGTACGAGTTCGTCAAAGCCAATAGTCAGGCTCATGACGTCCGCAAGATGTGTGCTGTGATGCAAGTCAGTCGCTCTGCTTACTATGCATGGCTCAAACGGCCAGCCAAGTTAATTACGGCAGAAGAGCTTCATTTATATCGGCGAGCTAAAGCGCTGTTTAAACGCAGTCGTGAAAGCTTGGGCTATCGCGAGCTACATAAAAACTTACGCAAAGAAGGCTTTGAAATTGGTAAGCACAGAACTCGAAAGCTCATGGAAGCGTTGAACCTGAAAGTAAAGCAGCGAGTTGCCTACAAGGTAACAACGAAGCGTAAGCATGCTGATGCAGTTGCAGATAATTTGCTTAATCAGAACTTTAATCCGTTGGGGCCAAATCAGATTTGGGCTGGTGATGTGACTTATTTAAAAACAGGCGAAGGTTGGATGTATCTTGCTGTTGTGATGGATTTATATTCTCGACGCATTGTTGGTTGGCATATAGATAAACGTATGACGACTGACTTAGTGATGAAAGCCATGATTAGGGCTTATAACCTGAGAAAACCAGCTAAAGGCTTAGTATTCCACTCTGACCGAGGCTCTCAATACACCAGTAAGCGTTACCGTCAGCTGCTCGAACAATTTGGTATTCGAGCGAGTATGGGTGATGTGGGAGCCTGTTGGGATAACGCAGTAGTGGAGAGGTTCTTTGGCAGTTTGAAACATGATTGGTTACTTAAAGTGGCTCAACCTACGCGTGAGCATATGAAAAATGATGTTGTCGATTATATGAAGTATTACAACTTAGAAAGACTGCATTCAGCTAATGGTGATCTGTCACCAGTAGAGTATGAAAATTCTTTTAGAAAAGTGTCCGGCTGGAGTTGA